One Acidobacteriota bacterium genomic window carries:
- a CDS encoding protein kinase, producing the protein MDAERWAKIDQLLEQAMECAPETRADFLAAACAGDEELQREVESLLDAHSHSASFLSTPALSVAAQYLIDEKPESLIGQQLGAYHIISVLGFGGMGEVYLARDERLKRKLALKLLPQQFTREPERVRRFEREARAASALNHPNIITIYEIGEMAGTYFIAAEYVEGQTLRQLIERGALRVKDTLEICSQIADALVAAHEAGLVHRDIKPENVIARPDGYVKVLDFGLVKLTERVSLEQKPNPSDPHKTNPGTVLGTVAYMSPEQAAGLDVDHRSDLFSLGVLMYELLAGVVPFKGVTTASILDAIIHHQPPALASVKKDINSELERIVNRALEKDRDLRFQTANDFCAELKRLQRELDSAAIKSTDVATKSTTVQSSGVVLTRPMLALAGVIFILVALLFVWVFTGAKPNEPSPWLAARSTQVTDFPHEEFFPSLSPDGNTIVYGRRTANGWDIFRQRVGGFNVQNLTENFSGDDTQPAFSPNGEYIAFRSERDGGGVFVMGASGESVRRLSDRGPAFHPAWSPDSQEVIFTEERFRDPRERQVSPHRLWAVNLKSLEKRLISTNDVVQPQWSPNGHRLAYWASDESSQRDIWTMTPKGESAVRVTNDAATDWNPIWSPDGKQLYFVSDRSGGMQLWRVAIDEATGRALAEPELVPTPSAFSQHISLSRDGKRLAFVNVSLKRNLYRVEIDAQREKISGQPRALTLGSRQGMDLDISPDGTRLVYTTVVDNHEDLVLLNSDGNGEPQLLTDDEYKDRGPRWSPDGKRLAFYSTRSGNFEIWLINADGTGLRRLTESNNEKAFNPLWSPDGRQVSFTNPKGETRIIEADKTWSEQTPQLLNPKRDPPLQFWPVVWSSDGSKLLGGSNLEGQSLVPAVYSFATGEVEKLSDVGGVSMAWLQDNRRALFIIDGTVFITDTVTKKHRPLFSSPPDRIIGFRLSRDNRWLYYILESVEADIWLLLHQ; encoded by the coding sequence ATGGACGCTGAACGCTGGGCAAAAATCGATCAACTGCTTGAGCAGGCGATGGAATGCGCGCCGGAAACCCGCGCAGACTTTCTTGCCGCTGCCTGCGCAGGTGATGAGGAATTGCAGCGCGAAGTTGAGTCGCTGCTTGACGCACACTCCCATTCCGCATCTTTCCTGAGCACCCCGGCGCTCAGTGTGGCGGCGCAATATTTGATTGATGAAAAACCGGAATCGCTGATTGGGCAACAACTCGGCGCGTATCACATCATTTCGGTGCTGGGCTTTGGCGGCATGGGCGAAGTTTATTTAGCTCGCGATGAACGCTTGAAACGCAAACTGGCGCTCAAATTATTGCCGCAACAATTCACCCGCGAACCGGAGCGCGTGCGCCGCTTTGAACGCGAAGCCCGCGCCGCCTCGGCTTTGAATCATCCCAACATCATCACCATTTATGAGATTGGCGAGATGGCTGGAACCTACTTCATCGCCGCCGAATATGTTGAAGGTCAGACGCTTCGCCAACTGATTGAACGTGGCGCGCTCAGAGTCAAAGACACTCTGGAGATTTGCTCACAGATTGCTGACGCGCTGGTTGCCGCGCACGAAGCCGGGCTGGTTCATCGCGACATCAAACCGGAAAATGTCATCGCGCGCCCGGATGGTTATGTCAAAGTTTTGGATTTCGGATTGGTGAAATTAACCGAGCGCGTTTCACTCGAACAAAAGCCCAATCCGAGTGACCCGCACAAAACCAATCCCGGCACCGTGCTTGGCACCGTGGCTTATATGTCGCCCGAACAGGCTGCCGGTCTTGATGTTGACCATCGCAGCGACCTCTTCAGCCTTGGCGTATTGATGTATGAATTGCTCGCTGGCGTGGTGCCTTTCAAAGGCGTTACGACTGCGTCCATTCTCGATGCCATTATCCATCATCAACCGCCCGCGCTTGCCAGTGTAAAAAAAGACATCAACAGCGAACTCGAACGCATCGTCAACCGCGCGCTCGAAAAAGACCGCGACCTGCGCTTTCAAACTGCCAATGATTTTTGCGCTGAGTTGAAACGTTTGCAGCGTGAACTTGATTCGGCGGCAATCAAGTCTACGGATGTCGCTACGAAATCAACAACCGTTCAATCATCAGGCGTGGTGTTGACCAGACCGATGCTTGCGTTGGCAGGGGTAATCTTTATTTTGGTGGCGCTGCTTTTCGTCTGGGTGTTTACCGGAGCGAAACCGAATGAACCTTCGCCGTGGCTGGCGGCGCGTTCGACGCAGGTAACCGACTTTCCCCATGAAGAATTTTTTCCGAGCCTTTCACCCGACGGCAACACCATCGTTTATGGGCGGCGCACGGCAAATGGTTGGGACATCTTCAGGCAACGGGTGGGCGGCTTCAATGTGCAGAACCTGACTGAAAATTTTTCAGGCGATGACACGCAACCGGCATTTTCGCCAAATGGCGAATACATCGCTTTTCGCTCGGAACGCGATGGTGGCGGCGTCTTTGTGATGGGGGCGTCGGGCGAATCGGTCAGACGATTATCCGATAGAGGTCCGGCTTTTCATCCCGCCTGGTCGCCTGACAGTCAGGAAGTAATTTTCACCGAGGAGCGATTCCGCGACCCGCGCGAACGCCAGGTTTCACCTCATCGTTTGTGGGCAGTTAATCTGAAATCCCTTGAAAAACGCCTGATTTCGACAAACGATGTCGTGCAACCCCAATGGTCGCCCAATGGTCACCGGTTGGCTTACTGGGCATCGGACGAAAGCAGCCAACGCGACATCTGGACGATGACGCCGAAAGGTGAAAGCGCCGTGCGGGTTACCAACGATGCGGCGACCGACTGGAATCCCATCTGGTCGCCCGATGGCAAACAGTTGTATTTCGTCAGCGACCGTTCGGGCGGCATGCAATTATGGCGGGTCGCGATTGATGAAGCGACAGGACGTGCGCTAGCTGAGCCGGAACTGGTGCCGACCCCTTCAGCCTTCAGCCAGCACATCAGCCTTTCACGCGACGGCAAACGCCTGGCTTTCGTCAATGTCAGTCTCAAACGCAATCTCTACCGCGTCGAAATCGACGCTCAGCGCGAAAAGATTAGCGGTCAACCCAGGGCATTGACTTTGGGGTCGCGACAAGGAATGGATTTGGATATTTCGCCGGATGGGACGCGCCTCGTCTACACCACCGTAGTCGATAATCACGAAGACCTGGTGTTACTAAACAGTGATGGCAACGGTGAACCGCAACTCCTGACCGATGATGAATACAAAGATCGCGGGCCGCGATGGTCGCCCGATGGCAAGCGACTGGCTTTTTATTCAACCCGCAGCGGCAACTTTGAAATCTGGCTCATCAACGCCGACGGCACCGGTCTTCGCCGCTTGACCGAATCAAATAATGAGAAAGCTTTCAACCCCCTGTGGTCGCCTGATGGTCGGCAGGTCAGTTTCACCAACCCCAAAGGCGAGACTCGCATCATCGAAGCGGACAAGACCTGGAGCGAACAGACGCCGCAACTCCTCAATCCGAAACGCGACCCGCCGTTGCAATTCTGGCCGGTTGTCTGGTCATCGGACGGCAGCAAATTGCTCGGCGGCAGTAACCTCGAAGGGCAATCTCTGGTTCCGGCTGTCTATTCCTTTGCAACCGGCGAGGTGGAAAAGCTCAGTGATGTGGGCGGCGTTTCCATGGCATGGTTACAGGATAACCGCCGGGCGCTGTTCATTATCGATGGTACAGTCTTCATCACCGACACCGTGACGAAAAAGCACCGTCCGTTATTTTCAAGCCCACCCGACAGGATCATCGGTTTCCGGCTCTCACGCGACAACCGTTGGCTTTACTATATTCTGGAATCGGTCGAAGCCGACATCTGGTTGCTGCTGCATCAATGA
- a CDS encoding DUF1559 domain-containing protein → MKNQTITNLNRLPVAENRTNEQENILTDLETRDDVKGGPTCQNNLKQIGLALHSYSD, encoded by the coding sequence ATGAAAAATCAAACGATTACAAATCTAAACCGTTTGCCGGTTGCCGAAAACCGCACAAATGAACAGGAAAATATTTTGACCGACCTGGAAACCAGAGACGATGTCAAAGGTGGCCCGACTTGCCAAAATAATCTCAAGCAAATTGGCTTGGCGCTGCATTCATACTCGGATTAA
- a CDS encoding PAS domain S-box protein: protein MTDSELLVAMNRISACFEKILTTAPVVIYVLDLIERRNIYVNRQVYADLGYCPEEIWDLGDHFIEKLMHPDDIVRINEMISRWDDVADAQVLEQELRLRHADGTWHWLQIKESVFQRTPDGRVQQIIGISFDKTQSKLAEEQKKQAEASFQQIFFNNPLCMWVYDLETLAFLEVNQAAIEKYGYTREEFLAMTIKDIRPSEDIPAFLNYLAKPRGELRHSGEWRHCLKDGSVITIEVTSHLLEFNQRKAVLVMASDITEQKKTSDQLKLQSAALEAAANAIVITNRDGVVEWVNAAFANLTGYASEEVIGNKPSVLKSGEHPKEFYENLWRSILDGKTWRGEIVNRRKDGALYYEEMTITPVQNGKHEIEHFIAIKQDITERKRVEKDLERREKLYRLLAENMADVVWVLDPINMKYKYVSPSVERLIGYTVNEIIAQPINHYLAAASWEDVKSSLSARVKQFLQFGKDDASELYEVQQIHKNGSIVWVEVTGTITRNDDGEIEIIGSSRDITQRKQTEVNLKQVQSELYQAQKLESIGRLAGGIAHDLNNALVPIIGYSELLAKELPKDSYQLLNLRHVLTAADRAAKLVRQILAFSRKQIMQLETLNLNEVISDFAKMLNRLIGEDIAFQTRLSPHLYPVKADKTQLEQVLMNLAVNARDAMPDGGNLMIETTNVALNEQALAVGMQPGDYVLLSISDTGHGMDEATQQRIFEPFYTTKESGKGTGLGLSTVFGIVKQHNGDIRVYSEPGVGTVFNIYLPAWTQTEPVEDGRYTQDFRGERFLEGQAEPVKKKSEIASLSGKGTILVVEDENAVRELIEMLLKDHGYEVYATSSPQTAIEMAKSLQGKLDLLLTDVIIPEMNGKELFLQMTQFMPALKVIYISGYTDDVIARHGVLEESVNFIQKPFNASKLLIEIRDVIARKN, encoded by the coding sequence ATGACCGATAGTGAACTCTTAGTGGCAATGAATCGCATTTCCGCATGCTTTGAGAAAATTCTCACTACCGCCCCCGTGGTGATTTATGTATTAGACCTCATCGAGCGACGAAATATTTATGTCAACCGGCAGGTTTATGCAGACCTCGGCTATTGCCCGGAAGAAATTTGGGACCTGGGCGACCATTTCATAGAGAAGTTAATGCATCCCGATGATATTGTCCGCATCAATGAAATGATTTCACGGTGGGACGATGTCGCAGACGCTCAAGTGCTCGAGCAGGAACTCCGCTTGCGCCATGCCGACGGCACCTGGCACTGGTTGCAGATTAAAGAAAGTGTTTTTCAGCGAACCCCTGATGGACGGGTGCAACAGATTATCGGAATATCGTTTGACAAAACCCAATCCAAATTGGCGGAAGAACAAAAAAAGCAAGCCGAAGCCTCGTTTCAACAAATATTTTTCAATAATCCCTTGTGTATGTGGGTCTATGATTTGGAAACCCTCGCCTTTCTTGAGGTCAATCAAGCTGCCATCGAAAAATACGGTTACACGCGGGAGGAATTTCTCGCAATGACGATTAAAGATATTCGCCCGAGCGAAGATATTCCGGCATTTCTCAATTATTTAGCTAAACCGCGCGGGGAATTGCGGCACTCAGGAGAATGGCGACATTGTTTGAAGGATGGTTCAGTCATCACCATTGAAGTTACCTCTCATCTACTCGAATTCAATCAACGAAAAGCGGTTCTGGTTATGGCTTCAGATATCACCGAGCAAAAAAAGACTTCCGATCAACTCAAACTACAAAGCGCGGCGCTTGAGGCGGCAGCCAATGCGATAGTTATTACCAATCGCGATGGCGTTGTCGAGTGGGTCAATGCGGCGTTTGCTAATCTCACGGGTTATGCCTCCGAAGAGGTGATTGGCAATAAACCCAGCGTCTTGAAATCCGGCGAACATCCAAAAGAATTCTATGAAAATCTCTGGCGCAGCATTCTCGATGGCAAGACTTGGCGCGGCGAAATTGTTAATCGTCGCAAAGACGGGGCGCTTTACTATGAAGAGATGACCATCACGCCGGTGCAAAACGGCAAACATGAAATCGAACATTTCATCGCCATCAAACAGGACATTACCGAGCGCAAGCGGGTGGAGAAAGATTTGGAGAGAAGAGAAAAACTCTATCGTCTGCTTGCCGAAAACATGGCGGATGTGGTCTGGGTGCTCGACCCGATAAACATGAAATACAAGTATGTCAGCCCATCCGTAGAGCGCTTAATCGGCTATACGGTGAACGAAATCATTGCTCAACCGATTAATCACTACCTGGCAGCCGCTTCGTGGGAGGATGTGAAGTCGAGTTTATCGGCAAGGGTCAAGCAGTTTTTGCAATTCGGAAAAGATGATGCTTCTGAACTCTATGAGGTTCAACAAATTCATAAGAATGGTTCGATTGTCTGGGTCGAAGTAACCGGTACGATCACCCGCAACGATGACGGAGAAATTGAAATCATCGGTTCATCGCGTGACATTACTCAACGCAAACAGACTGAAGTGAATTTGAAACAAGTACAGAGCGAACTCTATCAGGCGCAAAAACTGGAATCCATCGGTCGCCTTGCCGGAGGCATCGCCCATGATTTGAATAATGCGCTGGTGCCGATTATCGGGTATTCCGAATTGCTCGCCAAAGAATTACCCAAGGATAGTTACCAACTTTTGAACCTGCGGCACGTTCTCACCGCCGCAGACCGCGCTGCCAAACTGGTCAGACAAATTCTCGCGTTCAGCCGTAAACAGATCATGCAGTTGGAGACCCTCAATCTCAATGAGGTGATTAGCGATTTCGCAAAAATGTTGAATCGCTTAATCGGAGAAGATATCGCTTTTCAAACGCGATTGTCGCCCCATTTATACCCTGTGAAGGCAGACAAAACGCAACTCGAACAGGTGTTGATGAACCTCGCCGTCAATGCGCGAGATGCCATGCCGGATGGCGGCAATCTGATGATCGAAACCACCAATGTCGCGCTTAACGAACAGGCGCTGGCTGTCGGCATGCAACCCGGCGATTATGTATTGTTGAGCATCAGTGATACCGGTCATGGCATGGATGAAGCGACTCAACAGCGAATTTTCGAGCCTTTCTATACCACGAAAGAATCCGGCAAAGGCACAGGGCTTGGGCTATCAACCGTATTTGGAATTGTGAAACAACATAATGGCGATATTCGGGTTTACAGCGAACCCGGCGTAGGAACGGTTTTTAATATTTATCTTCCGGCTTGGACTCAAACGGAACCTGTGGAGGATGGTCGCTACACCCAGGATTTCCGGGGAGAGCGATTTTTGGAAGGGCAAGCAGAACCTGTGAAAAAGAAATCGGAGATTGCCAGTTTATCCGGGAAGGGAACTATTCTTGTCGTCGAAGATGAAAACGCCGTTCGTGAATTGATCGAGATGCTGCTGAAAGACCACGGATATGAGGTCTACGCTACCTCAAGCCCGCAAACAGCCATTGAAATGGCTAAATCGCTTCAAGGGAAATTAGACCTCTTATTAACCGATGTGATTATCCCTGAAATGAATGGTAAAGAACTGTTCCTGCAAATGACCCAATTTATGCCGGCTCTCAAAGTCATCTATATTTCAGGCTACACCGATGATGTGATTGCGCGTCACGGCGTGCTTGAAGAGAGTGTGAATTTCATTCAAAAACCTTTTAACGCTTCCAAATTATTGATTGAGATTCGGGATGTAATCGCTAGAAAAAATTGA
- a CDS encoding peptidase domain-containing ABC transporter: protein MTDKQTALEELPMMKSLPPELKKLVMDCFVPAHFTFGGDIVTEGEATDAVYVLAEGRARMVKRAANGEEIPLNVLKPGETFGATGLLDPASIGKRTTTVRASSDVQAYKLDPALFQALLANHPEIKNYIELEQRPRQLANFIKLYTVFAKLPADALKLLALEAETCTLAANEIIVRQGDASGPMFIVEEGRLRVWEQTDAQPRNMAFLRKGDLFGELSIARNQPRRASVEALTPCRLLKINETTFGKLYARFPEFRNQIEDRIARYAYKKTARLPLDFADEILPANAVPTEQVSPRQLDERRTAAQLGPFATEDGHFVKARKPIARFQHIRQIDEMDCGAASLAMICRHFGRKVSLTRIRQVVHTSTDGTSLRGLCQGAEALGLAARSVKASKNHVGQMPLPAIIHWENYHWVALFDVNDKHAWIADPATDIRRIPRQELDEKWNGYAALFDYTEAFEQAPETRTSFGWLLPFLKPFANLFAKAFGLAIIVSALQMLLPVFTQVIVDSVLVERDASLLAMMIGAMLVVLAFMIIAMLVQRYLLSFVAVRVDSLSLDFITRRLLALPISFFAARKTGDIQRRILGVRQVREFLVQNGVNGLTAIAQIGGAVTLMFLYSPVLAVVFLAVAPLYAGLMKFSSKRLKPMFDELEAAYGKYASHQIDAIKGIETVKALGAESALREKMLDQFHALANQQFKSNFLLMSYEGAVQTVGFLSLALFLFVGAHQVMNGEMTIGAMVAFNSLVAMANVPILTMLSMWDNWQLATVLLNRLNDIFESEPEQGYDHSHLKPVSTLEGRVQLQNVSFQYGGADSPKILEDISIDIPAGKTVAIVGRSGSGKTTLVKVLAGMLEPSAGAIYFDRVEQKKLHYRDLRRHIGFVLQENYLFDDTIARNIAFGEEEADPERITWAAKVANAHEFIERLPLAYDTRIGETGIALSGGQRQRIAIARAVYNKPPILIFDEATSALDTESEKAVKENMAQLLKGRTSFIIAHRLSTIRDADLILVIEKGRLVEQGTHEALIERQGLYYYLSSQQLDL from the coding sequence ATGACCGACAAACAAACTGCGCTCGAAGAATTACCGATGATGAAGTCGCTGCCGCCGGAATTGAAAAAGCTGGTGATGGATTGTTTCGTGCCGGCGCATTTCACCTTTGGCGGCGACATCGTCACCGAAGGTGAAGCAACCGATGCCGTCTATGTTCTGGCAGAAGGACGGGCGCGAATGGTTAAGCGCGCCGCCAACGGCGAAGAGATTCCTTTGAACGTGTTGAAACCCGGCGAAACTTTTGGGGCAACCGGATTGCTCGACCCCGCCAGTATCGGCAAACGCACCACCACGGTGCGCGCCAGCAGCGATGTGCAGGCATACAAACTCGACCCGGCATTGTTTCAGGCGTTACTCGCCAATCATCCCGAAATCAAAAACTACATCGAACTGGAACAACGTCCGCGCCAGTTGGCGAATTTCATCAAGCTTTATACGGTGTTTGCGAAATTGCCTGCCGATGCCTTGAAACTCCTGGCGCTTGAAGCCGAAACCTGCACGCTGGCAGCAAACGAAATCATCGTTCGCCAGGGTGATGCGAGCGGGCCAATGTTCATCGTCGAAGAAGGTCGCTTGCGCGTCTGGGAACAAACCGACGCCCAACCGCGCAATATGGCGTTTCTGCGCAAAGGCGATCTCTTCGGCGAACTCTCCATTGCCCGAAATCAACCGCGCCGCGCCAGCGTCGAAGCCTTGACGCCCTGTCGTTTGCTCAAGATTAACGAAACCACCTTTGGCAAACTTTACGCCAGGTTTCCCGAATTCAGAAATCAGATTGAAGACCGCATCGCCCGTTACGCTTACAAGAAAACCGCGCGCTTGCCGCTCGATTTCGCCGACGAAATTCTGCCTGCCAATGCCGTCCCAACCGAACAAGTCAGCCCCCGTCAATTGGACGAGCGGCGAACGGCTGCGCAACTTGGACCCTTTGCCACCGAAGACGGTCATTTCGTCAAAGCTCGCAAACCCATCGCGCGTTTCCAGCATATCCGACAGATTGATGAAATGGATTGCGGCGCGGCAAGTCTGGCGATGATCTGCCGCCATTTTGGTCGAAAAGTTTCGCTGACGCGCATTCGTCAGGTGGTTCACACCTCGACCGATGGCACCAGTTTGCGCGGGCTTTGTCAGGGAGCCGAAGCCCTGGGTTTAGCGGCGCGTTCCGTCAAAGCCTCGAAAAACCATGTCGGGCAGATGCCGCTTCCGGCAATCATTCATTGGGAAAATTACCATTGGGTGGCGCTCTTTGACGTCAACGATAAACACGCCTGGATTGCCGACCCGGCAACCGACATCCGGCGCATCCCCCGTCAGGAACTCGATGAAAAATGGAATGGCTACGCGGCGCTCTTTGATTACACCGAAGCTTTTGAACAAGCGCCGGAAACCCGGACGAGTTTCGGTTGGTTGCTGCCGTTTTTAAAACCTTTCGCCAACCTCTTCGCCAAAGCCTTTGGCTTGGCAATCATCGTCAGCGCCTTGCAAATGCTCTTGCCGGTGTTTACGCAGGTCATTGTCGATAGCGTTCTGGTCGAGCGCGACGCATCGTTGCTGGCGATGATGATTGGCGCGATGCTCGTGGTGCTCGCCTTCATGATTATCGCGATGCTCGTGCAACGCTACCTGCTCAGTTTCGTAGCGGTGCGCGTCGATTCCCTGTCGCTGGATTTCATCACCCGGCGACTGCTCGCCCTGCCCATCAGCTTTTTCGCGGCGCGCAAGACCGGCGATATTCAGCGGCGCATTCTCGGCGTCCGACAGGTGCGCGAATTTCTCGTGCAGAACGGCGTCAATGGACTCACTGCCATCGCCCAGATTGGCGGCGCGGTGACCTTAATGTTTCTCTATAGCCCGGTGCTTGCCGTTGTCTTTCTCGCGGTTGCGCCGCTATACGCAGGCTTGATGAAATTTTCGAGCAAACGCTTGAAGCCGATGTTCGATGAACTGGAAGCGGCTTATGGCAAATACGCTTCGCACCAGATTGACGCCATTAAAGGCATCGAAACCGTGAAGGCTCTGGGCGCGGAAAGCGCCCTGCGCGAAAAGATGCTTGATCAGTTTCACGCTTTGGCAAATCAACAATTCAAATCGAATTTTCTGCTCATGAGTTACGAAGGCGCGGTGCAGACGGTCGGCTTTCTATCACTTGCCTTGTTTCTATTTGTCGGCGCGCATCAGGTGATGAACGGCGAGATGACCATTGGCGCGATGGTGGCGTTCAATTCACTGGTCGCGATGGCGAATGTGCCAATTTTGACCATGCTTTCGATGTGGGACAACTGGCAACTGGCGACGGTGCTGCTCAACCGCCTGAATGACATCTTCGAGTCAGAACCGGAGCAAGGTTACGACCACTCGCATCTGAAACCTGTGAGCACGCTCGAAGGGCGTGTGCAGTTGCAAAACGTCAGTTTTCAATATGGCGGCGCGGATTCGCCGAAAATTCTGGAAGATATTTCCATAGATATTCCGGCGGGTAAAACCGTTGCCATTGTCGGACGCAGCGGTTCAGGCAAAACCACTCTGGTCAAAGTTCTCGCCGGAATGCTCGAACCGAGCGCAGGCGCAATCTATTTTGATCGGGTCGAGCAAAAGAAACTGCATTATCGCGACCTGCGCCGCCACATCGGTTTTGTGTTGCAGGAAAATTATTTATTCGATGACACCATCGCCAGAAACATCGCGTTCGGTGAAGAAGAAGCAGACCCTGAGCGCATCACTTGGGCGGCGAAAGTCGCAAACGCCCACGAGTTCATCGAACGATTGCCGCTTGCCTATGATACGCGCATCGGTGAAACCGGCATCGCGCTTTCGGGCGGTCAACGTCAGCGCATCGCCATCGCGCGAGCCGTGTACAATAAACCGCCGATTCTGATTTTCGATGAAGCGACGAGCGCCCTCGATACGGAATCAGAAAAAGCTGTCAAAGAGAACATGGCGCAATTATTAAAGGGACGAACCTCATTCATCATCGCCCATCGGTTGAGTACGATTCGCGATGCCGACCTGATTCTGGTTATCGAAAAAGGCAGACTCGTTGAGCAGGGAACCCACGAAGCCTTAATCGAGCGCCAGGGGCTTTATTATTACCTCAGCAGCCAGCAACTCGACCTGTAA
- a CDS encoding HlyD family efflux transporter periplasmic adaptor subunit: protein MAANLATANNQPRMAQAFLAFAPPHWVARGLSYAIIAIVLIAAVASVVIKLPETVTADFVLVPMRGTDPIKATRQGIVNQVFVSEGQTVNQGEVIATLKSESAGDRAAELMTMQTQLAGAGESFTNAKSRFTAGQLADEQEIRKLTGRIEHLEGLIALKRQQLELLKQMAESFEKLYKQGIASRAQWTGRQLEVTSLQAELEKLIAEQQETRAAIEKLKLESAARRAEFKEVERSYKEATTTGEIRVAALRAGLAGSDGNEIRLTAPCAGTIVRLHVKGGGAVLHEGEIVAELVDARETLQAELKIPEAGVGKLQTGQGVKLKYDAFPYQRFGVRYGRVAWLSPTSVEAQGGASFKAHVEITESEVFVQGQSRPLAAGMSGKAEIVIGNRSLIEYIFEPLRQLKENVSDVPERVVKR, encoded by the coding sequence ATGGCTGCAAATTTAGCTACGGCAAATAACCAACCTCGCATGGCTCAAGCATTTCTCGCGTTTGCGCCGCCGCACTGGGTAGCGCGGGGACTGAGTTACGCAATCATCGCCATTGTTTTGATTGCGGCTGTCGCCTCGGTAGTTATCAAACTGCCCGAAACCGTAACCGCGGATTTCGTGCTGGTGCCGATGCGAGGAACCGACCCCATCAAAGCCACGCGGCAGGGCATCGTCAATCAGGTGTTCGTGAGCGAAGGGCAAACCGTCAATCAAGGCGAGGTGATTGCGACGCTTAAATCGGAATCCGCAGGCGACCGCGCGGCAGAACTCATGACCATGCAAACTCAGCTTGCGGGAGCGGGCGAAAGTTTCACCAACGCGAAGTCCAGATTCACTGCCGGGCAGCTTGCCGATGAACAGGAGATACGCAAACTCACTGGTCGCATCGAACACCTCGAAGGACTGATTGCCCTCAAACGCCAGCAGTTGGAATTGTTGAAACAGATGGCAGAAAGTTTCGAGAAACTTTACAAACAGGGCATCGCCAGTCGCGCCCAATGGACTGGGCGGCAACTTGAAGTCACCAGTCTTCAAGCCGAACTTGAAAAGCTCATTGCTGAACAGCAAGAGACGCGCGCGGCAATTGAAAAGTTGAAACTCGAAAGCGCGGCTCGTCGCGCTGAATTTAAAGAGGTAGAGCGCAGCTATAAAGAAGCGACAACCACCGGCGAAATTCGCGTCGCGGCTTTGCGGGCGGGACTTGCAGGAAGCGACGGCAATGAAATCCGCTTGACTGCCCCGTGTGCCGGAACCATTGTGCGACTGCACGTAAAGGGTGGCGGCGCGGTTTTGCACGAAGGCGAAATCGTGGCTGAACTGGTTGACGCCAGAGAAACTTTGCAGGCGGAATTGAAAATCCCGGAAGCTGGAGTCGGCAAATTGCAAACCGGTCAGGGCGTGAAGTTGAAATATGATGCGTTTCCTTATCAACGCTTCGGCGTGCGGTATGGGCGTGTGGCGTGGCTTAGCCCAACCAGCGTTGAAGCCCAGGGCGGCGCGTCATTCAAAGCGCACGTTGAAATCACCGAGAGTGAAGTGTTCGTACAGGGTCAATCGCGACCGCTTGCGGCAGGCATGAGCGGCAAAGCGGAAATCGTCATCGGCAATCGCTCGTTGATTGAATATATCTTTGAACCCTTGCGGCAGTTGAAAGAAAATGTCTCGGATGTGCCGGAACGGGTAGTGAAACGTTGA